From the genome of Verrucomicrobiota bacterium:
GGGCGATGCGGCCGAGCCCGTCGACGTGACCGGTTACGAAGTGCCCGCCGAGGCGGCCGTCCGCGCGCAACGAACGCTCGAGATTCACCCGCGAACCGGCGCGGACGAACTGCAAGTTGGTGCGCTCCCAGGTTTCGCGGAGCAGGTCGAAGCGCGCCCGCGCAACCCCGGCGCCGCTCCGGCGCAGGGCGGCGACCGTCAGGCAGCAGCCGTTCACCGCGAGACTGTCGCCCGTCTTGAGCCCTCGCGAGCAAAGGCGCAGGCCGATGGCCAGTTCGATGGCGCGCGAGGTTTCGCGCACGGCGGCCACG
Proteins encoded in this window:
- a CDS encoding riboflavin synthase — encoded protein: MFTGIVEETGRVAAVRETSRAIELAIGLRLCSRGLKTGDSLAVNGCCLTVAALRRSGAGVARARFDLLRETWERTNLQFVRAGSRVNLERSLRADGRLGGHFVTGHVDGLGRIARWEKSGRDHVLDIEAPRDVLRYIVPKGCVAVDGVSLTVANVIARGFRIWIIPHTLAVTALRERKAGDAVNLEADLLGKHVDRLLQARR